One part of the Sphingobacterium sp. LZ7M1 genome encodes these proteins:
- a CDS encoding MFS transporter, with protein sequence MKNSKRYPWIVVGLLWFVALLNYMDRQILSTMRPAMAIDILELESAAVFGNLMAVFLWIYGFMSPVAGIVADKWNRKWLIVGSLFVWSAVTLAMGYADTYEQLYALRAIMGVSEALYIPAGLSLIADYHSDKSRSLAVGIHMTGFYFGQALGGFGATVAASYSWHYTFILFGLIGIIYSVVLILFLHETDHRSDAKKLVENKVPLLKGLSMLFSNIAFWVILLYFAVPSLPGWATKNWLPTLFSENLHIPMEKAGPLATITIALSSFFGVILGGIISDKWIQKNVRGRIYTSAIGLASTIPAVILIGYGHSVFAIVAAGLMFGFGFGMFDANNMPILCQFVSSKYRATAYGIMNMVGVFAGAYITKILGASADEGQLGSDFALLAGIVLIVLIIQLAVLKPKGNEAID encoded by the coding sequence ATTTTGGAATTGGAAAGTGCTGCGGTATTTGGTAACCTGATGGCTGTATTTCTTTGGATATATGGTTTTATGAGTCCTGTAGCGGGAATTGTTGCCGATAAGTGGAACCGGAAATGGTTGATCGTAGGGAGTTTGTTTGTATGGTCGGCAGTTACCCTAGCGATGGGCTATGCTGATACTTATGAGCAACTGTATGCCCTACGGGCGATTATGGGCGTCAGTGAAGCCTTGTATATTCCAGCGGGACTTTCATTGATTGCGGATTACCATTCGGATAAGTCAAGGTCCTTAGCTGTAGGGATCCACATGACCGGTTTTTATTTTGGACAGGCATTAGGCGGTTTTGGTGCCACCGTTGCGGCATCCTATTCCTGGCATTATACCTTTATCCTGTTTGGATTGATCGGAATCATCTATTCCGTCGTCCTTATTCTATTTTTACATGAAACGGATCATCGATCTGATGCCAAGAAGTTAGTGGAAAACAAGGTTCCCCTGTTAAAAGGGCTTTCCATGTTGTTTTCCAATATTGCTTTCTGGGTCATCCTATTATATTTTGCTGTTCCAAGCCTTCCGGGCTGGGCAACCAAGAATTGGCTACCTACCTTATTCTCGGAGAACCTGCATATCCCTATGGAAAAAGCAGGTCCATTGGCAACCATTACCATAGCCCTTTCCTCATTCTTTGGGGTAATCCTTGGAGGAATTATTTCCGATAAATGGATTCAAAAGAATGTGCGCGGAAGGATCTATACCAGCGCCATAGGATTGGCATCGACCATTCCGGCGGTAATATTGATTGGATATGGACACAGTGTCTTTGCAATCGTTGCTGCAGGCCTGATGTTCGGCTTTGGTTTTGGGATGTTTGATGCCAATAATATGCCCATCCTTTGTCAGTTTGTATCTTCAAAATACAGGGCAACGGCCTATGGGATCATGAATATGGTTGGTGTCTTTGCAGGTGCTTATATCACGAAGATTCTTGGTGCCTCTGCAGATGAAGGACAATTGGGAAGTGATTTTGCATTATTGGCGGGAATTGTGTTGATCGTATTGATCATTCAATTGGCCGTATTAAAACCGAAGGGAAATGAGGCTATCGATTAA